From a single Candidatus Methylacidiphilales bacterium genomic region:
- a CDS encoding MqnA/MqnD/SBP family protein has translation MKISLGHSPDPDDAFMFYAMARGLVDTSPYQFEHILQDIQTLNERAGRGELDVTAVSIHAWAHLTESYALMPCGASMGDNYGPMLVSLRPLVPACELPNLRIAVPGKLTSAFLTLQLFLGRKDAEIDTVVVPFDEIFEAVRTGRADVGLIIHEGQLTYAREGFHLVEDLGQWWFRETKGLPLPLGGNVVRKSLGAEHVRAVTRITRDSIRYGLEHRAAAVKHSLPLGRGLDEAEADRFIGMYVNELTLDYGERGRAGIREFLRRAHQQGLIPEPVALEFVEI, from the coding sequence ATGAAAATCAGCTTGGGCCACAGCCCGGACCCCGACGACGCCTTCATGTTCTACGCCATGGCCCGGGGCCTGGTCGACACGAGTCCCTATCAATTCGAACACATCCTTCAGGACATCCAGACCCTGAATGAGCGGGCCGGCCGGGGGGAATTGGATGTGACCGCCGTCTCGATCCATGCCTGGGCCCACCTGACGGAAAGCTACGCCCTGATGCCCTGCGGGGCCAGCATGGGTGACAACTACGGTCCGATGTTGGTGTCCCTGCGGCCCTTGGTGCCGGCCTGTGAGTTGCCGAACCTGCGCATCGCCGTCCCGGGCAAGCTGACCAGTGCCTTCCTGACCCTCCAGCTCTTCCTCGGGCGGAAGGACGCGGAGATCGACACCGTGGTGGTGCCGTTTGATGAAATATTCGAGGCGGTGCGAACGGGCCGGGCCGATGTCGGACTCATCATCCACGAAGGGCAGTTGACCTATGCGCGCGAAGGGTTCCACCTCGTGGAGGACCTGGGGCAATGGTGGTTCCGCGAGACGAAGGGACTTCCGCTGCCGCTGGGCGGCAACGTGGTGCGCAAATCTTTGGGTGCGGAACACGTCCGTGCCGTGACGCGCATCACCCGGGACAGCATCCGTTACGGACTGGAGCACCGGGCGGCGGCGGTGAAGCATTCCTTGCCGTTGGGCCGCGGGCTGGATGAGGCCGAAGCCGACCGCTTCATCGGGATGTATGTCAACGAGCTGACCCTGGACTACGGGGAGCGCGGGCGCGCGGGCATCCGCGAATTTCTGCGACGGGCCCACCAGCAGGGCCTGATCCCGGAGCCGGTGGCCTTGGAGTTTGTGGAGATTTGA
- a CDS encoding bifunctional UDP-3-O-[3-hydroxymyristoyl] N-acetylglucosamine deacetylase/3-hydroxyacyl-ACP dehydratase — protein MPVSYQTTLERESSVEGSSLHTGNKVVLTVRPAPADAGYIFRRVDLKDRPTLTAHVDLVNQVERSTTLSHGGIKIHTVEHLLSALRGCDIDNAFIDMDSNEPPIGDGSGEIFLQLLSHAGRKVLETPRTSYELKEPIVVEGKDGSYIAAFPHDGFKVSCTNANHTGFFTQYFSTEITPETYAAEIARARTFVFYEEVQPLLEKGLIKGGSLENAIVIRGDSVLSKDPLRYPEEFARHKILDIVGDLALFPLRLKAHIVAAKTSHALNVEMAKAIAKSHRKYLSTLMPVENIPVGEGALDTNQVMKILPHRYPFLMIDRVLKFEGENKAVGVKNITINEPFFQGHFPGLPVMPGVLQIEAMAQLASILFLRKMDEAGRIGFFMSADGIKFRKPVTPGDTLIIQVELTKSRGKIAKAVGQCTVNGEVVSEGEMTFAIQ, from the coding sequence ATGCCCGTCTCTTATCAAACCACCCTCGAACGCGAATCCTCCGTCGAAGGCTCCTCCCTCCACACCGGAAATAAAGTCGTCCTCACTGTCCGCCCCGCCCCGGCGGACGCCGGTTACATCTTCCGCCGCGTCGACCTCAAGGACCGGCCCACCCTCACCGCCCATGTCGACCTCGTCAACCAGGTCGAACGCTCGACCACCCTCAGCCACGGCGGCATCAAGATCCACACCGTCGAACACCTCCTCTCCGCCCTGCGCGGGTGCGACATCGACAACGCCTTCATCGACATGGACTCGAACGAACCCCCGATTGGCGACGGCAGCGGGGAAATCTTCCTCCAGCTTCTCTCCCACGCCGGACGCAAGGTCCTCGAGACCCCCCGCACCTCCTACGAACTCAAGGAACCCATCGTCGTCGAGGGCAAGGACGGGTCCTACATCGCCGCTTTCCCACACGACGGCTTCAAGGTCTCCTGCACCAACGCCAACCACACCGGCTTCTTCACGCAGTATTTCAGCACCGAGATCACCCCCGAGACCTACGCCGCCGAGATCGCCCGCGCCCGCACCTTCGTTTTTTATGAGGAAGTCCAGCCGCTCCTCGAAAAAGGATTGATCAAGGGCGGCAGCCTGGAAAACGCCATCGTCATCCGCGGCGACAGCGTCCTGAGCAAGGACCCACTGCGCTACCCCGAGGAATTTGCCCGCCACAAGATCCTCGACATCGTCGGTGACCTCGCCCTTTTCCCCCTCCGCCTCAAGGCCCACATCGTGGCCGCCAAGACCAGCCACGCGCTCAATGTCGAAATGGCCAAAGCCATCGCCAAAAGCCACCGCAAATACCTTTCCACCCTCATGCCGGTGGAAAACATCCCGGTGGGCGAGGGCGCGCTCGACACCAACCAGGTGATGAAGATCCTGCCCCACCGATATCCCTTCCTCATGATCGACCGCGTGCTCAAATTCGAGGGCGAGAACAAAGCCGTCGGGGTCAAGAACATCACCATCAACGAACCCTTCTTCCAGGGCCACTTCCCCGGCCTGCCGGTCATGCCCGGCGTGCTCCAGATCGAAGCCATGGCCCAGCTCGCCAGCATCCTCTTCCTGCGAAAAATGGACGAGGCCGGCCGCATCGGCTTCTTCATGAGCGCCGATGGCATCAAGTTCCGCAAACCCGTCACGCCCGGCGACACCCTCATCATCCAGGTCGAGCTGACCAAGTCGCGCGGCAAGATCGCCAAGGCCGTCGGCCAGTGCACCGTCAACGGCGAAGTCGTCTCCGAAGGCGAAATGACCTTCGCCATCCAGTAA
- the metF gene encoding methylenetetrahydrofolate reductase [NAD(P)H], translated as MLVKDILARTRTAFSFEFFPPKAEAEWDALFQTISDLGELEPSYVSVTYGAGGSTRERTHNLVVRIQQETGITVVSHLTCVNAPRDEIRAILERYDAAGVHNILALRGDPPKGQPWTCAPDGFPYAADLVAFIKKSFPHMGVAVAGFPEGHPGTPNRLREMDHLKAKVDSGADYIVTQLFFDNRDFYDFCERCELAGIRVPVIAGIMPITTRSGMVRMAELAAGARIPAGLLRAVERAKTDDEVARVGTHWATEQTRDLIDHGVQGIHFYTLNKAGATRRIHENLAMKGAIL; from the coding sequence ATGCTGGTCAAAGACATCCTCGCCCGCACCCGGACGGCGTTCAGCTTCGAATTCTTCCCACCCAAGGCCGAAGCCGAGTGGGACGCGCTCTTCCAAACCATCTCCGACCTGGGCGAACTGGAACCCTCTTACGTCAGCGTGACCTACGGTGCCGGCGGCAGCACGCGCGAACGCACCCACAACCTCGTCGTCCGCATCCAGCAGGAAACCGGCATCACCGTCGTCTCCCACCTCACCTGCGTCAACGCCCCGCGCGACGAAATCCGCGCCATCCTCGAGCGCTATGACGCCGCCGGCGTGCACAACATCCTGGCCCTTCGCGGCGATCCCCCCAAGGGCCAGCCCTGGACCTGCGCGCCCGACGGCTTTCCGTACGCCGCCGATTTGGTCGCCTTCATCAAGAAAAGTTTCCCCCACATGGGTGTGGCCGTGGCCGGTTTTCCGGAAGGCCATCCCGGCACTCCCAACCGCCTCCGGGAAATGGACCATCTCAAGGCCAAGGTCGACTCCGGTGCCGACTACATCGTCACCCAGCTCTTCTTTGACAACCGGGATTTCTACGATTTCTGCGAACGCTGCGAACTGGCCGGTATCCGGGTGCCGGTCATCGCCGGCATCATGCCGATCACCACCCGTTCCGGCATGGTCCGCATGGCCGAGTTGGCCGCCGGTGCCCGCATCCCCGCCGGTCTCCTCCGTGCGGTGGAACGGGCCAAAACCGACGACGAAGTCGCCCGCGTCGGCACCCACTGGGCCACCGAACAGACCCGCGACCTCATCGATCACGGCGTGCAGGGCATCCATTTTTACACGCTCAACAAAGCCGGGGCCACCCGCCGCATCCATGAAAACCTCGCCATGAAAGGCGCGATTCTATAG
- a CDS encoding NAD(P)/FAD-dependent oxidoreductase yields the protein MAGDPPRGQVVVAGAGPAGLTAAAELAESGFHVDVLERDPEYVGGIARTVHYKGYRFDIGGHRFFSKSAEITAWWRQRLPHDFIQVRRMSRIYYRGKFFDYPLRALNALTNLGVFTSALCMLSYLRSRLFPIHPEKSFADWVSNRFGKRLFLIFFKTYTEKVWGMPCEQISADWAAQRIKGLSLIRAVWHALLPQKKQSGGALVKTLIDSFEYPRLGPGMMWEKTRDDLRNAGHGVHLGTAVEAILHQGGRVNALRTRDAHGHAREWAGDAFIVSLPLRETVLLMEPPLAPEFQEAARRLQYRDFLTVALMVRRTGLFPDNWIYVHDPAVKLGRIQNFNNWSPEMVPGSDTTCLGLEYFCFEGDGLWSMDDPALIELGKKELAQLGLVRAEEVFDGCVVRMPKAYPVYGPGYQQDVDLIRRGLAPLANLQVVGRNGMHKYNNQDHSMMTALLAARNLAGERFDLWKVNTDAEYHEEGESGSQVKGRLVPRAVDS from the coding sequence ATGGCGGGTGATCCGCCACGGGGGCAGGTGGTGGTGGCCGGAGCCGGGCCGGCCGGGTTGACCGCTGCCGCCGAATTGGCGGAGTCCGGCTTCCACGTCGACGTCCTGGAAAGGGATCCGGAATACGTGGGCGGCATTGCCCGCACCGTGCATTACAAAGGATACCGTTTCGACATCGGCGGACACCGGTTCTTCAGCAAGAGCGCGGAAATCACCGCATGGTGGCGCCAACGCCTTCCGCACGACTTCATCCAGGTCCGGAGGATGTCGCGCATCTACTACCGGGGAAAATTCTTCGACTATCCGCTCAGGGCCCTCAATGCCCTGACCAACCTCGGGGTCTTCACCAGCGCCCTCTGCATGCTCAGCTACCTGAGGTCACGGCTCTTCCCCATCCATCCGGAAAAGTCGTTTGCCGACTGGGTGAGCAACCGTTTCGGGAAGCGACTTTTCCTGATTTTTTTCAAGACCTACACCGAGAAAGTCTGGGGCATGCCGTGCGAGCAGATTTCGGCCGATTGGGCGGCGCAGCGGATCAAGGGGCTTTCCCTGATCCGCGCGGTCTGGCACGCCCTCTTGCCGCAAAAAAAGCAATCCGGCGGGGCGTTGGTCAAGACCCTCATCGATTCGTTTGAATACCCGCGTCTCGGGCCCGGGATGATGTGGGAGAAGACGCGCGACGATCTCCGGAACGCCGGTCACGGGGTGCACTTGGGCACGGCGGTCGAAGCCATCCTCCACCAAGGAGGCCGCGTCAACGCCTTGCGCACTCGGGATGCCCACGGCCACGCCCGAGAATGGGCGGGGGATGCCTTCATTGTATCGCTTCCCCTGCGTGAGACGGTTCTGTTGATGGAGCCGCCCCTGGCGCCCGAATTCCAGGAGGCGGCACGCCGGCTGCAATACCGGGATTTCCTGACCGTGGCCCTGATGGTGCGGCGGACCGGGTTGTTCCCGGACAACTGGATCTACGTCCATGACCCCGCGGTCAAGCTGGGCCGGATCCAGAACTTCAACAACTGGAGTCCGGAGATGGTGCCCGGCAGCGACACCACCTGCCTGGGATTGGAGTATTTCTGTTTCGAGGGCGACGGGCTGTGGTCGATGGACGACCCCGCGTTGATCGAGTTGGGAAAAAAAGAACTGGCCCAACTGGGGCTCGTTCGCGCGGAGGAAGTTTTTGACGGCTGCGTGGTCCGCATGCCCAAGGCCTACCCGGTTTACGGCCCCGGCTACCAGCAGGACGTGGACCTCATCCGTCGTGGCCTGGCCCCGCTGGCCAATCTCCAGGTGGTCGGCCGCAACGGCATGCACAAATACAACAACCAGGACCATTCCATGATGACCGCGCTGCTGGCGGCACGGAATCTGGCCGGGGAGCGGTTCGACCTGTGGAAGGTCAACACCGACGCCGAATACCATGAGGAAGGGGAAAGCGGATCCCAGGTTAAAGGACGGTTGGTGCCCCGGGCGGTCGATTCCTGA
- a CDS encoding HAD hydrolase-like protein: MSVIKNIIFDWSGTLADDFAPVLQATNEIFRQYGKPAWSAEEFREKFFLPFTEFYKIHLPEATMVQLDHYYHSSFKLLQEDIPLLPGARDILEHCRGRGMKIFLLSTIHAEHFEVQATRLGIKEYFTRAYVQILDKRKAIHQILLDHDLDPRETLFVGDMQHDIETAKHGGIRSAAVLTGYDSLAKLSACGPDYVFRGLPELLSHLDRHRSEPDRFPIATVGALIFDPAGRALMIQTHKWSHKWGIPGGKIKTDEPALDALHREIREETGLTLHRVEFALVQDCIGSKEFFKPAHFVLLNYYAWTDRTDVVLNDEAYAFRWVSIDEAFSLDLNQPTRILLEAWKNRKPEI; the protein is encoded by the coding sequence ATGTCCGTCATCAAAAACATCATCTTCGACTGGTCCGGCACGCTGGCCGATGACTTTGCGCCCGTCCTCCAGGCCACCAATGAGATCTTCCGCCAATACGGCAAACCCGCCTGGTCGGCGGAGGAATTCCGGGAAAAGTTTTTTCTCCCGTTCACCGAATTCTACAAGATCCACCTACCTGAAGCCACCATGGTCCAGTTGGACCACTACTACCACAGCTCTTTCAAGCTCCTGCAAGAAGACATCCCCCTCCTTCCCGGCGCGCGCGACATCCTCGAGCACTGCCGCGGGCGCGGGATGAAGATCTTCCTCCTCAGCACCATCCACGCCGAGCACTTCGAAGTCCAGGCCACCCGGCTCGGCATCAAGGAATACTTCACCCGGGCCTACGTCCAGATCCTCGACAAGCGCAAGGCCATCCACCAGATACTCCTCGATCACGACCTCGATCCCCGCGAAACCCTCTTTGTCGGTGATATGCAGCACGACATCGAGACGGCCAAACACGGCGGCATACGCAGCGCCGCCGTCCTCACCGGCTACGATTCGCTGGCCAAACTCTCCGCCTGTGGCCCGGACTATGTCTTCCGCGGCCTTCCCGAATTGCTCTCCCACCTTGACCGCCACCGCAGCGAGCCCGACCGATTCCCCATCGCCACCGTGGGCGCCCTCATTTTCGATCCCGCAGGCCGTGCCCTCATGATCCAAACCCACAAATGGAGCCACAAGTGGGGCATCCCCGGAGGAAAAATCAAGACGGACGAACCCGCCCTCGACGCCCTCCATCGCGAAATCCGCGAGGAAACCGGCCTGACGCTCCACCGGGTCGAATTCGCCCTGGTTCAGGATTGCATCGGTTCGAAGGAGTTTTTCAAACCAGCCCACTTCGTCCTGCTCAACTACTACGCATGGACCGACCGCACCGACGTGGTCCTCAACGACGAAGCCTACGCCTTCCGCTGGGTCTCCATCGATGAAGCCTTCAGCCTCGACCTCAACCAACCCACCCGCATTCTCTTGGAGGCTTGGAAGAATCGGAAACCTGAAATTTGA
- a CDS encoding PIN domain-containing protein has translation MKRLHLDANVILRFLRNDEPVQSAQARQLFTRAERRELDLAVSVLTLAEAFYALRASYKIPRPAAARLLANLLQTGIFLVEKEPLVLDALERVESKNVDFGDAMLAAEAFAEGVAIASFDLDFKRFKEVKLHSWD, from the coding sequence ATGAAACGCCTGCATCTGGACGCCAACGTCATTCTGCGCTTTCTCAGGAACGACGAGCCCGTCCAATCTGCCCAAGCCAGACAACTCTTCACCCGGGCAGAGCGCCGGGAACTGGATTTGGCTGTATCCGTTCTCACCCTGGCCGAGGCTTTCTACGCCTTGCGGGCCTCCTACAAGATTCCGCGTCCCGCGGCAGCCCGCCTGTTGGCAAACCTCCTCCAGACGGGAATCTTCCTCGTGGAAAAAGAGCCTCTTGTTCTGGACGCCTTGGAACGGGTGGAATCCAAAAATGTGGATTTCGGCGATGCCATGCTGGCCGCAGAAGCTTTCGCCGAGGGAGTTGCCATTGCCAGCTTCGACTTGGATTTCAAGCGCTTCAAGGAAGTGAAGCTGCATTCCTGGGATTAA
- a CDS encoding dihydroneopterin aldolase: MSDRITIHRLRVPCHLGVPDEERARPQVVEITLSFKAETVPQAAAADDIHLTTNYFNISERIQEVARARPRRLLETLAEDIASVILRDFALFAVDLEIRKFILPDAEAVSLSIKRKRKKIKAPKAAEKFRTPETD; the protein is encoded by the coding sequence ATGTCCGATCGCATCACCATCCACCGTCTCCGCGTTCCCTGCCACCTTGGCGTTCCCGACGAAGAACGCGCACGCCCGCAAGTTGTGGAGATCACGCTGTCCTTCAAGGCCGAGACCGTCCCCCAGGCCGCCGCCGCCGATGACATCCACCTCACCACCAATTATTTCAATATCAGCGAACGCATCCAGGAAGTGGCCAGGGCCAGGCCCCGCCGCCTCCTCGAAACCCTGGCCGAGGATATCGCCTCCGTCATCCTGCGTGATTTCGCCCTCTTCGCCGTAGATCTGGAAATCCGCAAATTCATCCTCCCCGACGCCGAGGCCGTCAGTCTCTCGATCAAACGGAAGCGCAAAAAAATCAAGGCCCCGAAAGCCGCGGAGAAGTTCCGGACACCGGAAACAGACTGA
- the lpxA gene encoding acyl-ACP--UDP-N-acetylglucosamine O-acyltransferase has protein sequence MIHPTCLIAPSAVVPPDTEAGPYCVIGDHVTLGPGCRLMSHVVLQGPSTFGAGNLFHPFCSIGGKTQDLKYTGEPTLLEVGDRNEFREYVTVNRGTAIGEKTIIGHDNLFLTYAHVAHNCIVGNHCIFSNNGTLAGHVTVEDYAIISGLAAVHQFCRVGRHSIVGGCSKIVQDVPPYCVADGNPAEVRAINQVGLQRRGYPDETITALRKALRLLYDKTLNTSQAMQKIEDQLGSVTEVRHMVDFVRTTKRGIIR, from the coding sequence ATGATCCACCCCACCTGCCTGATTGCTCCAAGTGCCGTGGTACCTCCCGACACCGAAGCCGGACCCTACTGTGTCATTGGCGATCACGTCACTCTCGGGCCGGGATGCCGCCTGATGTCCCATGTCGTCCTGCAGGGACCCTCGACGTTCGGCGCCGGCAATTTGTTCCACCCCTTCTGTTCCATCGGCGGCAAAACCCAGGATTTGAAATACACCGGTGAGCCCACCCTGCTCGAGGTCGGCGACCGCAACGAGTTCCGCGAATATGTGACCGTCAACCGCGGAACCGCCATCGGGGAAAAAACCATCATCGGGCACGACAATCTTTTCCTGACCTATGCCCACGTGGCCCACAACTGCATCGTCGGCAACCACTGCATTTTCTCCAACAACGGCACCCTGGCCGGCCATGTCACCGTGGAGGATTACGCCATCATCAGCGGGCTGGCGGCGGTGCACCAGTTCTGCCGCGTCGGCCGCCACAGCATCGTCGGCGGGTGCTCCAAAATCGTGCAGGACGTCCCGCCTTATTGTGTCGCCGATGGAAACCCCGCGGAGGTCCGGGCCATCAACCAGGTCGGCCTCCAGCGCCGGGGATACCCCGACGAGACCATCACCGCCCTCCGGAAAGCCCTCCGCCTGCTCTACGACAAGACCCTCAACACCAGCCAGGCGATGCAGAAGATCGAGGACCAGCTCGGCTCGGTCACCGAAGTCCGTCACATGGTCGACTTCGTCCGCACCACCAAACGCGGCATCATCCGATAA
- a CDS encoding YbjQ family protein, whose translation MIVVNTETIPGYQIVEVKGLVQGSTVRAKHVGRDIAAGLKNLVGGELKGYTELLVESRREATERMISQAVELGANAVVNVRYATTSVTTGAAELYAYGTAVVVG comes from the coding sequence ATGATCGTGGTCAACACCGAAACCATCCCCGGCTACCAAATCGTCGAAGTCAAAGGTCTGGTCCAAGGCAGCACTGTCCGGGCCAAACACGTCGGACGCGACATCGCCGCAGGCCTCAAGAATCTCGTCGGCGGGGAACTCAAGGGCTACACCGAACTCCTGGTCGAATCACGCCGGGAAGCAACGGAACGCATGATCTCCCAAGCCGTGGAACTCGGCGCCAATGCCGTCGTCAATGTCCGCTACGCCACCACGTCCGTCACCACCGGAGCCGCCGAGCTCTACGCCTACGGCACGGCCGTCGTCGTCGGCTGA
- a CDS encoding DUF309 domain-containing protein: MSKKSPRILELMAGCHHPVWDPHYVAYFSCFNRQLYYEAHDVLEELWLAGGKTGPNYAFYKGLIQAAGAFVHLKLHHAEPSHSVHGQRLAPATRLLRLALKNTAPYGPRHQDLDLAAFQSLCQATLERLEASACTTNPWSTSTAPHLPWPAPSDPPDPS; encoded by the coding sequence GTGAGCAAGAAGTCCCCGCGCATCCTCGAGCTGATGGCCGGCTGCCACCACCCCGTCTGGGATCCGCACTACGTGGCCTATTTTTCCTGTTTCAACCGCCAGCTCTACTACGAAGCCCACGATGTCCTGGAAGAACTCTGGCTGGCCGGGGGCAAAACCGGCCCCAACTACGCTTTTTACAAGGGCCTCATCCAGGCCGCCGGGGCCTTCGTCCACCTAAAATTGCACCACGCCGAACCCTCCCACAGCGTCCACGGGCAGCGACTCGCCCCCGCCACCCGCCTCCTCCGGCTGGCCCTGAAGAACACCGCTCCCTATGGTCCCCGCCATCAGGACCTCGATCTGGCTGCCTTCCAATCCCTCTGCCAAGCCACTCTCGAGCGTCTGGAAGCCTCCGCCTGCACCACCAACCCCTGGTCCACCAGCACCGCTCCCCATCTCCCCTGGCCCGCACCGTCTGATCCTCCGGATCCATCATGA
- a CDS encoding L,D-transpeptidase gives MPRLNVSIARQTVELRDGDALLWSAPVSTSQFGTGEIPGSFRTPLGLFHIDEKIGGGAPWGAVFKARVPTGDVWQPGLSIESDLILTRILWLAGDEPHNLNTKNRYIYFHGTNHEEKIGTPASHGCIRLKNDDILALYDLVPPATPVEIRED, from the coding sequence ATGCCCCGCCTCAATGTCTCCATCGCCCGCCAGACCGTCGAACTCCGCGACGGCGATGCCCTTCTTTGGTCCGCCCCTGTCTCGACCTCCCAGTTCGGCACCGGCGAGATCCCCGGCAGCTTCCGCACTCCGCTCGGTTTGTTCCATATCGACGAGAAAATTGGCGGCGGTGCCCCTTGGGGTGCTGTCTTCAAGGCCCGTGTTCCCACCGGCGATGTCTGGCAGCCGGGGCTGTCCATAGAATCCGACCTCATCCTCACCCGTATCCTCTGGCTGGCCGGTGACGAGCCCCACAACCTCAACACCAAGAACCGCTACATCTACTTCCACGGCACCAACCACGAGGAGAAAATTGGCACCCCCGCCAGCCACGGCTGCATCCGCTTGAAAAACGACGACATCCTCGCCCTCTACGACCTCGTCCCCCCCGCCACCCCGGTCGAAATCCGGGAGGACTAA
- a CDS encoding LOG family protein yields MPERKYTTGHPEAEQQIDALLDLWGAETDREFFREMVVTILKYIKDEPRPGDIRQFNTLMKELRYANAVFKPYSANRKISIFGSARTPSHRNEFQAAHDFARLMMESGYMVITGGGDGIMGAAQAGAGRERSFALNIQLPFEQHANKTIEGDPKLINFKYFFTRKLNFVKHSNAIALFPGGFGTMDEGFEAITLMQTGKAPIVPVVMVDAPKGNFWRTFERYLREHLLLDGLISPEDFHLIKITDNIEEARKEVVTFYYNFHSYRYVRDILVIRMQREIPPAALVRLREDFQDILVSEEPLAMCPTLPEEINEPEIAHLPRLCLHFNRKAYGRLRLLIDRINLY; encoded by the coding sequence ATGCCCGAGCGCAAATACACCACCGGCCATCCCGAGGCCGAACAACAAATCGACGCCCTCCTCGACCTTTGGGGCGCAGAAACCGACCGTGAATTTTTCCGTGAGATGGTCGTGACCATTCTGAAATACATCAAGGATGAGCCCCGCCCCGGCGACATCCGCCAGTTCAACACCTTGATGAAGGAGTTGCGCTACGCCAACGCCGTCTTCAAACCCTATTCCGCCAACCGGAAAATTTCCATTTTCGGCTCCGCCCGCACGCCCAGCCACCGGAACGAGTTCCAGGCCGCCCACGACTTCGCCCGTCTCATGATGGAGTCCGGCTACATGGTCATCACCGGCGGCGGAGACGGCATCATGGGTGCGGCCCAGGCCGGAGCCGGCCGGGAACGCAGCTTCGCCCTCAACATCCAACTCCCTTTCGAACAGCACGCCAACAAAACCATCGAAGGTGACCCCAAGCTCATCAACTTCAAATACTTCTTCACCCGCAAACTCAACTTCGTGAAGCACTCCAACGCCATCGCCCTCTTCCCCGGAGGCTTCGGCACCATGGACGAGGGTTTCGAGGCCATCACCCTCATGCAAACGGGCAAGGCGCCCATCGTCCCGGTGGTCATGGTCGACGCCCCCAAGGGCAACTTCTGGCGCACCTTCGAACGCTACCTCCGCGAACACCTCCTCCTCGACGGCCTCATCTCCCCGGAGGACTTCCACCTCATCAAGATCACCGACAATATCGAAGAAGCCCGCAAGGAGGTCGTCACCTTCTACTACAACTTCCATTCCTATCGTTACGTGCGCGACATCCTGGTCATCCGCATGCAGCGGGAAATCCCCCCCGCCGCGCTCGTCCGCCTGCGGGAGGACTTCCAGGACATCCTGGTTTCCGAGGAACCCCTGGCCATGTGTCCGACCCTGCCGGAAGAAATCAACGAACCCGAAATCGCCCACCTCCCCCGCCTCTGCCTCCACTTCAACCGCAAAGCCTACGGCCGCCTCCGTCTCCTCATCGACCGCATCAATCTGTATTGA
- a CDS encoding secondary thiamine-phosphate synthase enzyme YjbQ translates to MKTHRKELWFNVPARRKIVRITGEVEEALRESGIREGLCLVNAMHITASVFINDDESGLHHDYEVWLEKLAPEKPHGQYRHNGAEDNADAHLKRTLMGREVVVAVTGGKLDFGPWEQIFYYELDGRRKKRALVKIIGE, encoded by the coding sequence ATGAAGACCCACCGCAAAGAACTGTGGTTCAACGTGCCCGCCCGCCGCAAGATCGTTCGCATCACCGGGGAGGTCGAGGAAGCACTGCGTGAAAGCGGCATCCGTGAGGGCTTGTGTCTGGTCAACGCCATGCACATCACCGCCTCGGTCTTCATCAACGACGACGAATCCGGGCTGCACCACGATTACGAGGTCTGGCTGGAGAAGCTGGCGCCGGAGAAGCCCCACGGGCAATACCGGCACAACGGGGCCGAGGACAATGCCGATGCCCACCTCAAACGGACCCTCATGGGCCGGGAAGTGGTGGTGGCGGTGACCGGTGGGAAACTGGACTTCGGCCCCTGGGAACAGATTTTTTACTACGAACTCGATGGCCGCAGGAAGAAGCGGGCCCTGGTGAAAATCATCGGGGAGTGA
- a CDS encoding CAP domain-containing protein, which translates to MKEALLLLLLALGSAGSAIAGAPVGLLDQINAARSEASLAAVQADPVLDELAGVWAGHAAKNESMAHRKDLPALAREKGWRLLNENIYAGTGPVDAARVLRAWKNSPGHWRNLMNPALTHAGLGASVSAGGETYVVFNGAVR; encoded by the coding sequence ATGAAAGAAGCCCTTCTTTTGCTTCTGCTTGCCCTGGGGTCGGCCGGTTCAGCCATCGCGGGGGCACCGGTCGGATTGTTGGATCAGATCAACGCCGCGCGTAGCGAAGCAAGCCTGGCGGCGGTCCAGGCGGACCCGGTACTGGACGAACTGGCCGGTGTATGGGCCGGGCACGCCGCAAAAAACGAATCCATGGCCCACCGCAAAGATCTGCCGGCGTTGGCCCGGGAAAAGGGCTGGCGGTTGTTGAATGAGAATATCTATGCCGGCACCGGGCCGGTGGACGCCGCCCGTGTGCTCCGGGCCTGGAAGAACAGCCCCGGCCACTGGCGCAACCTGATGAATCCCGCCCTGACCCATGCCGGCTTGGGCGCGTCCGTCAGTGCCGGAGGAGAGACTTACGTCGTCTTCAACGGCGCGGTGCGGTAG